In a single window of the Microcoleus sp. FACHB-831 genome:
- a CDS encoding SPFH domain-containing protein: MDPILSIVAPLVLVIIGSTIGSVKVINEGNQALVERLGRYNRKLSPGVNLVVPFVESIVVEDTTREKVLAIEPQQAITKDNVSLRADAVIYWQILDLEKAYYAVEDVEQGIQNLVLTTLRSAFGQLELEETYSSRNKINQTLLHQLDEATGSWGVKVTRVELRDITPAKTVMESLELERAAESKKRAAILEAEGTVKSIQLLSQALESHPNTREVLHFLVAQRYVDASEKLGESANSKVVFMDPKALNEAINGLMSNESDAPNGNNGNGKI; this comes from the coding sequence ATGGACCCCATCCTTTCCATCGTTGCCCCCCTCGTTCTGGTTATTATTGGCTCTACTATAGGTTCTGTGAAAGTTATCAATGAGGGCAATCAAGCATTGGTAGAGCGGTTGGGGCGTTATAACCGAAAACTATCTCCTGGCGTTAACTTAGTTGTTCCTTTTGTCGAGAGTATTGTCGTAGAGGACACAACCCGCGAGAAGGTTTTGGCAATTGAACCGCAGCAAGCAATAACTAAAGACAACGTTTCTCTCAGAGCCGATGCGGTTATTTACTGGCAGATTCTAGATTTAGAAAAAGCATATTATGCTGTTGAGGATGTTGAACAAGGCATTCAAAACCTTGTTTTAACCACCCTTCGTTCTGCATTTGGTCAATTAGAACTAGAAGAAACTTATTCTTCTAGAAACAAGATTAATCAGACGCTCTTGCACCAGTTAGATGAGGCTACTGGTTCTTGGGGGGTTAAGGTAACGAGGGTGGAGCTGCGGGACATTACGCCCGCCAAGACGGTGATGGAGTCTCTAGAATTAGAACGGGCCGCTGAGAGTAAGAAACGAGCGGCGATTTTAGAAGCGGAAGGAACCGTGAAGTCTATACAACTGCTTTCGCAAGCTTTAGAGTCGCATCCAAATACTCGCGAAGTATTGCACTTTTTGGTGGCTCAACGCTATGTAGATGCTAGTGAAAAACTGGGTGAAAGCGCCAACTCTAAAGTGGTTTTTATGGACCCCAAAGCTTTGAATGAAGCGATTAACGGTTTGATGTCTAATGAATCTGATGCACCTAACGGTAACAACGGAAATGGCAAAATTTAA
- the tpiA gene encoding triose-phosphate isomerase: MRKIVIAGNWKMYKTQVESLEFLQEFKPHLDETPDDREVVLCTPYTALAIMSKSMHNGRVQLGAQNVHWEESGAFTGEISGPMLTEIGVRYVIVGHSERRQFFGETDETVNRRLKAAQQYGLIPILCVGETKQQRDAGETESIIANQIKKDLVDVDQQKLVIAYEPIWAIGTGDTCETKEANRVIGLIRSQLSNANVSIQYGGSVKPDNIDEIMAQPEIDGVLVGGASLQAESFGRIVNYN, encoded by the coding sequence GTGCGAAAAATTGTAATTGCTGGTAACTGGAAAATGTACAAAACCCAGGTAGAGAGCCTGGAGTTTTTGCAAGAATTTAAGCCCCATCTTGACGAAACCCCCGACGATAGGGAAGTTGTCCTTTGCACTCCCTATACTGCCTTGGCGATCATGTCTAAGAGCATGCATAATGGCCGCGTGCAACTGGGTGCCCAAAATGTCCACTGGGAAGAGTCGGGAGCTTTTACGGGTGAAATCTCTGGCCCCATGCTGACCGAAATTGGAGTGCGCTACGTTATCGTTGGTCACAGCGAACGGCGTCAATTCTTTGGCGAAACAGATGAAACTGTTAATCGGCGGCTGAAGGCTGCTCAGCAGTATGGCCTGATTCCCATTCTCTGTGTAGGGGAAACGAAGCAACAACGAGATGCTGGTGAAACTGAATCGATTATCGCCAACCAGATAAAAAAAGACCTTGTTGATGTTGACCAGCAAAAGTTGGTTATCGCCTACGAACCCATATGGGCAATCGGCACTGGGGACACCTGTGAAACCAAGGAAGCGAATAGGGTAATCGGTCTAATTCGCAGCCAGCTGAGTAATGCTAACGTATCCATTCAGTACGGCGGTTCTGTCAAGCCTGACAATATCGATGAAATTATGGCACAGCCAGAAATCGATGGGGTTTTGGTGGGGGGAGCCAGTTTGCAGGCTGAAAGTTTTGGCAGGATTGTAAATTACAACTAG
- the folP gene encoding dihydropteroate synthase, with protein MATLRVNPTPLTLRGKIFDWGQRTYLMGVLNVTPDSFSDGGEFNTQSSALAQAKYLMASGADIIDVGGQSTRPGAAEVSLEEELHRVIPVVQAIRVGGWGLENPGLETINSQSLIPISVDTTRVAVARAAVAAGADIINDISSGTFDPDMLPGVAELGVPIVLMHIRGTPQTMQQFTDYEDLIGEIYEFLERRVEAAIASGIARDKIIIDPGIGFAKTYEQNLEILRRLDEFRTLGCSILVGPSRKSFIGRILNQPDPKARVWGTAAASAAAIAKGADILRVHDVEEMQAVSRVADAIFRINK; from the coding sequence ATGGCAACTCTTCGTGTAAACCCAACCCCGTTAACATTGCGGGGTAAAATTTTTGATTGGGGACAGCGTACTTATTTAATGGGGGTGTTAAATGTAACCCCTGACAGCTTTAGCGATGGAGGAGAGTTCAACACGCAATCCTCTGCTTTAGCACAAGCGAAATATCTGATGGCATCTGGTGCGGATATTATCGACGTTGGCGGTCAATCAACTCGACCGGGTGCGGCTGAAGTTTCCTTAGAAGAAGAACTGCATCGAGTTATACCAGTGGTGCAAGCAATACGTGTTGGGGGGTGGGGACTGGAAAACCCCGGACTAGAGACTATCAATTCCCAATCCCTAATTCCGATTTCAGTAGATACGACGCGAGTAGCTGTGGCAAGAGCGGCTGTTGCTGCTGGGGCGGATATTATTAATGATATTTCAAGTGGCACTTTCGACCCAGATATGTTGCCTGGGGTAGCAGAATTGGGAGTTCCAATTGTATTGATGCACATCCGGGGGACGCCGCAGACGATGCAACAATTTACTGATTATGAGGATTTAATTGGCGAGATTTATGAGTTTTTGGAGCGTAGGGTTGAGGCAGCGATCGCATCCGGTATTGCCAGAGATAAGATTATCATTGACCCCGGAATCGGATTTGCAAAAACTTACGAGCAAAACTTAGAAATTCTCCGCCGCCTAGATGAGTTCCGCACTTTGGGCTGTTCTATATTAGTAGGGCCATCGCGTAAAAGTTTTATCGGGCGCATTTTAAATCAACCCGATCCAAAAGCTAGAGTTTGGGGGACAGCGGCGGCATCTGCGGCTGCGATCGCCAAAGGGGCAGATATTCTTAGAGTACATGATGTCGAAGAAATGCAGGCGGTCAGCCGCGTCGCCGATGCGATATTTAGAATAAATAAGTAA